A region of Maridesulfovibrio sp. DNA encodes the following proteins:
- the glyS gene encoding glycine--tRNA ligase subunit beta has translation MADFILEIGIEEMPARFVPRLGIDIKDIFSTLLEESMIDNASVETFATPRRLTVFVKDMAAVQRKVEEEVSGPPARIAYDADGNPTKALTGFVKSQGIALEDVYTLETDKGDYLAARKTVGGGETISILPELCVTAIKKLSFPKKMKWGNLDFAFGRPLRWLLCLFGSDVVEFEMAGMPSGRQTYGHRVMGAGPWDVASADDYFNVIKDKSSIIISPEARGEHVRVEGDKLAAELSGTVVWKDSLLEEVSNLVELPVPIIGNFDESFLELPKEVLLTSMESHQKCFGIQKEDGELLPHFLCTLNLIPKDVELVRKGWEKVLRARLEDGRFFWKNDLKTDFDTWLAKLDHVVFLGPLGSMGDKSRRMERLAALIAGKTDASLQTEMARAGRLAKADLVSEMVNEFDKLQGMMGGIYASKCGEDDAVCKALYEQYLPAGPESPVPSTLGGVIVSMADKADTLVGCFGLNKIPTGANDTYALRRAALGIVRMIIEYDLRVDILEIMDMAFEGYSKDIKWKLEKSELLEKLGEFISNRLRAYFTGQGFETRVVDAALGAGYRDVTALKARVEALADFAKADGFEQAVLTFKRAANIIKKQGSEQGVSLTGGFEADKFEEAQEIELAKKLDETAARFEELWENDEFAKLFAILGELRPYVDDFFDNVMVICEDKGLRMNRLNLLKALVDRLSRLADFGALQV, from the coding sequence ATGGCCGATTTTATACTCGAGATTGGAATTGAAGAGATGCCTGCCCGCTTTGTTCCCCGGCTGGGTATCGATATTAAAGATATTTTCAGCACTCTTCTTGAAGAGAGCATGATTGATAACGCAAGCGTAGAAACTTTTGCCACTCCGCGCCGTTTGACCGTATTTGTAAAGGATATGGCCGCAGTGCAGCGGAAGGTTGAAGAGGAAGTATCCGGTCCTCCGGCCCGTATCGCCTACGATGCTGATGGTAACCCCACCAAGGCTCTGACAGGCTTTGTAAAGTCTCAGGGTATCGCCCTTGAAGATGTTTACACCCTTGAAACCGACAAGGGTGATTACCTCGCTGCCAGGAAAACCGTGGGTGGTGGTGAAACCATCTCCATTCTGCCTGAGCTTTGCGTAACCGCGATCAAGAAGCTTTCCTTTCCCAAAAAAATGAAATGGGGCAACCTTGATTTTGCCTTTGGACGTCCACTGCGCTGGCTGCTTTGTCTGTTCGGTTCCGATGTCGTAGAATTCGAAATGGCGGGCATGCCTTCCGGTCGCCAGACTTATGGTCACCGCGTAATGGGTGCCGGCCCTTGGGATGTTGCCTCCGCAGATGATTATTTTAATGTGATTAAGGACAAAAGCTCCATTATCATTTCACCTGAAGCAAGGGGAGAGCACGTCCGCGTGGAAGGTGACAAACTTGCTGCAGAACTCAGCGGTACCGTGGTCTGGAAAGACTCCCTGCTGGAAGAGGTCAGTAACCTTGTTGAGTTGCCCGTACCCATCATCGGGAACTTTGATGAGTCTTTCCTAGAGCTTCCCAAGGAAGTGTTGCTGACCAGTATGGAAAGCCACCAGAAATGTTTCGGTATCCAGAAAGAAGACGGTGAACTGCTCCCGCACTTCCTGTGTACCCTTAACCTCATTCCCAAAGATGTGGAACTGGTTCGTAAGGGCTGGGAAAAGGTTCTCCGCGCAAGACTTGAAGATGGACGTTTTTTCTGGAAGAACGACCTCAAGACTGATTTTGATACATGGCTTGCCAAGCTGGATCATGTTGTTTTCCTCGGACCTCTCGGTTCCATGGGCGATAAATCGCGCAGAATGGAACGTCTTGCCGCTTTGATCGCTGGTAAGACCGATGCTTCGTTGCAGACGGAAATGGCTCGGGCCGGACGTCTCGCCAAAGCTGATCTTGTTTCCGAGATGGTTAATGAATTTGATAAGCTTCAGGGCATGATGGGCGGCATTTATGCTTCCAAATGCGGTGAAGATGACGCTGTGTGCAAGGCCCTGTATGAACAGTACCTGCCTGCAGGACCGGAAAGCCCTGTGCCTTCCACTCTCGGCGGTGTAATTGTTTCCATGGCTGATAAGGCTGACACTCTGGTCGGCTGTTTCGGCTTGAATAAGATCCCCACTGGCGCAAACGATACCTACGCGCTGCGGCGCGCCGCTCTGGGTATCGTGCGCATGATTATAGAATATGACCTTCGGGTGGACATCCTTGAAATCATGGACATGGCTTTTGAAGGCTACTCCAAAGATATCAAGTGGAAGCTTGAAAAGTCTGAACTCCTCGAAAAACTGGGTGAGTTCATTTCCAACAGACTCCGGGCCTACTTCACTGGTCAGGGCTTTGAAACAAGGGTTGTTGATGCAGCTCTCGGAGCCGGATACCGTGATGTAACTGCTCTTAAGGCACGGGTTGAAGCTCTGGCAGATTTTGCCAAAGCTGATGGATTTGAACAGGCAGTGCTTACTTTCAAGCGTGCAGCAAACATCATCAAGAAGCAGGGCAGTGAGCAGGGTGTGTCGCTCACCGGCGGCTTTGAAGCTGATAAGTTTGAAGAAGCGCAGGAAATTGAGCTGGCTAAAAAGCTTGATGAAACAGCTGCCCGCTTTGAGGAACTCTGGGAAAATGACGAGTTTGCCAAGCTGTTCGCAATCCTCGGCGAACTGCGTCCCTATGTCGACGATTTCTTTGATAATGTAATGGTTATCTGCGAAGACAAGGGCCTCAGGATGAACCGTCTCAATCTGCTTAAAGCTCTGGTAGACAGGCTGAGCAGGCTGGCTGATTTCGGAGCTCTGCAGGTTTAA